A window of Anaerolineae bacterium genomic DNA:
ATGCCTGGGGGCTTGCGGTGCAGGATATCGTGAATGCAGCGCGGCGGGCCATGGAGCGCAAGGCCCGGCGCCGCTGATCCCGCTTATCATCGTCCTGGCAGTCGTTGAAGGAGCGTCACCATGCGAATCGCCGTGATCAATGAAACCAGCGCCGCCGACAGGAACGCCGACATTCTGGCCGCACTGGAAGGCCGCGGGCACACCATCATCAACGCCGGGATGGTCAGGAACGGGGCCAAACCGGAACTGACCTACATCCACACCGGACTGTACGCCGCTATGCTCCTCAACCTGGGCCGGGTGGACTTCGTCGTCGGCGGGTGCGGGACGGGACAGGGTTTTCTGAACGCTGTGATGCAGTACCCCGGCGTGGTCTGTGGACATATCCTGAACTCGCTGGATGCGTGGTTGTTCGCCCAGATCAACGGCGGCAACTGCATCTCACTGGCGCTGAATCAGGGCTATGGCTGGGCGGCGGATGTCAACCTGCGCTTCATCTTCGACCAGCTGTTCAGCGTCGAGCCCGGCGGCGGCTACCCACCGCACCGCCGCGAATCGCAGCAGGAATCGCGGCGGATTCTGGCCAGCGTGTCAGCGGCAACCCACCGGCCCTTTGCCGAGATCATCGCGCTGCTGCCCGATTTGGTGATCAAGCCGGTGCTGGAGTTTCCCGGCGCGGCGGCGCTGATCGACGTCGATTCGATCGCGGATGTCGATCTTCGTGCGGCGCTGCGGCAACGGATGTAAAGAGGCAGGAGGCTGGGAGGCCAGAGGCAAGAGACCAGAGGCAAGCCGCCTGACTGCGGAAGCAGGGTAGGGTGGTTCGCACAGGAGGCGCGCCCGATGGCGCGCCTCTTTTGATTCCGTGTCGGGCTGTAACCTTCCCCCGATTTTTTGGATACAAGCAATTTTGTAGGCTGAAGCCATCGGGAGGGAGTCATAGACAGACGATATCTCGGATATACCCGCGGGAGCTCAAGCTGGAGGCGCTGGGGTTGCTGAAGCACAGCGGCGGGTGGAGGCCGGGAAGCGCCCGCACGTCTTGCCGTCCGCTGACCGTAGCGCTACCAGCGGTCGATGAATCGTTTGTTGGTGGTTACGCTTCCCGCGGAAAGTTAAGTATCAATACTCATGACAGCGGATGAATCCTTGCCTAGACTGGCGGCATGAGTGTGATAGGAGGGAAGACGGTGCCATGCTTACCTACACAGGCCACGCGCTGGTCGACGTCGGGATTGCGGCGCTCACCGCGCTGGCCCGGCGCGACCGCCCAGAAGAGCTGGCCCCCGACGATCTCGAACGCGCTGCCGACCAACTAGAGGCGCTCTACACCCGCCCGGGGCCGATGCGAAACCTGGCCCGCGGGATGGTCTTCCATAATGCGGGTTATACCTCCAGCCCGGACGCGCAGAAGCAACGGGCCTACGCCGACCGCGTGCTGCGCTCCTGGCGTCCCGGAACGCCGGCGTTGGCGGGGGAAAGTTGCCTGTTCTGCGGACGGCCGGCGGCATACCGTGCCTCCCGGCAGGAGGTGCCGTTGCTCAACGGGCTGGCGGTCTTCAATTTCTCTCCGGCGGGGCGGGCCGGAATCCCCATCTGCGGCCTGTGCTCGTTGGCGTTTCAGGCCTTACCGCTGGGCTGTGTCAAGTCCGGCAGCGGGCTGATCGCCGCCCACAGTTCGGATGAGCGGCTCACCTTCCAGCTGGCCCGGGAAGCAGTCCGGCGCATGGAAAAGGCGCTCAGCCTGCCTGAGGCGGAAGGCATCCCTAGTTATCGCTATGAGCGTACCAGGCTAGTGGAGATGCTGATTGGCTGGCTGGCCAGCGTCGAGCGTGTCAGCCGGCAGACGGGCGAAGCGCCCTCGATGACCGGCTATGTTTTCACTAATGCCGGGCAGGCGCCAAGGATCAGACTCTATCCGTTTTCTTCGGCGGTGGTGAGTTTTTTACGGCGGGTGATGAACAACCCTGATGCCACACTCACCGAAGCCTGGTGCCGCGCCGTGGCCGGCGCCTGGGAATCTGCCGCTGGTGTGGATGACCCGGCCATGCAGCGCAACCGGCTCTATGAGGCAATCGTCAACTTGCCGGATAACGCACGGTCAGTGCTCCGGAACTACCTCTTCCCCACCCGGCACTGGGGGCTGGTGGTCCTGTTTTTAACCAAGGTGATGGCTATGGAACCCGAACGAATCGCCCTGTTACGCCGTATTGCCGAGCGCCTAGCCGGATACATCCGGGATCGGCGCGCCTTCTTCTTTCAGTTTTCGCGGACCAACGAGTTCAGTAAGTGGCGGCGGTTGTTGCTGCGCGCCGCCGATGATCACATGCGACAGACGGGCCAGCCGTTGATCACATTTGATGAATTCGTCCAGGTGTTTACCGCCCCGCCCGGCGAGATCAACGACTGGCGTCTGGCCCGCGACCTGATCACGCTGGCGTTGATTGAGATGCGGGCAGTCACCGTGGCGGATGACGAACCACTTTTTGAGGAAGATGCTGAGGATTTTGACGAGGAGAGTGAAGCATGACTTTTCTAACCGCAACGTATGCTATTTACGCTCCGGCTTCAGCCCTGAACAACGGTGAAGCTGAGGAGACCAAAGCGCTGGTCAAGGCGATTCGCGTGCAGCAGCGCGAATATCCTTACGTCTCAGCGCAGTCCCTGCGCTACTGGCTGCGCGAGACGCTGCGGCGCTACGATCCGGAATGGCAGGCTGCGCCGGTCTATCGGGGCAAGGGCAGCAAGCAGCAGGCTTTCACCGAAGGCGATCCGATCACCTACTGGGATGACGACCTGTTTGGCTACATGCGGGCAGAGAAAGACAATGCCCTCACCCGCATCGCCCCCTTCCGCACCAGCACGCTGGTGGCTGCTGCGCCGGTGGAGATCGTCGATGATTTCGGGGTGATGGCCCGCCTGGAGGGCAACCCCGTGCTGCACGGGCATGAGTTCTACCGGGCCACGCTGGTGGGCACGTTTGCCATCGATCTATCCGCTGTGGGCACATTCACCGACCGTGATCGCAGCGGCTACCGTAACCTGAGCGAGGAACAGAAAGCCACCGCCGAGCAACTCGGCCTCGAATACCTGCCTGAGGCGCAGGCTTACCGCCTGCCGTTGGAGATGCGCCACAGACGTGTGGCCAGCCTGCTGCGGGCGCTGGCCCGCCTGGAGGGCGGCGCCAAGCAGACGCTGCACCATACTGATGTCTCCCCGGCGTTTGTGTGCATGGCGGTTCTCAAAGGCGGCAACAACCCGTTCATGAATATCGTTGCGCCGACGCCGCAACCGGCCCTGCACGAAGCGGCATTACAGGAAGCTCTGGATTCCTACCGCGATGAGTTCCTTTCCGAGGTATTTGTTGGTCTGCGGCAGGGAATCATGGATGGCGCCTACGAAGTTCTGGCGCGGCTCAACCTGCGCCCGCGCCATCCGCGTCAGGCGTTTGAGGCGGTCATCGCGGCTCTGCAGGCCCATCCGGAGTGGTATGCATGAACACCGGGATGATGCAGGCCCTGCGCATCGAAGTCGAAGGGCCGGTGACGTCCTTCCGCTATCCTTACTTCGTGCAGGGTGAACAGCCGACCTACGAGATGCCGCCCCCGGCCACCCTGTACGGCCATGTCTGTAGCGCCCTGGGTGCTCAGGTGCCGCCGGGGACGTTTCGGGTCGCCCTGTGCTTCACCTATACAGCGTCATTTACCGATTACGAGCACACCCACCTCTTCGGGCGGGAGACCAAACTCTCGCCCTTCCGGCGGCATCTACTGTTCCAGCCCCGCCTGATCCTGTACCTGGATCGTCCGGAGTGGGCGGACGCCTTCCGGCGTCCGCGCTATCTGGTGACGCTGGGGCGCTCGCAGGACTTGATGCACTACCGGCGCGTTAGCGTGGTGACGCTGCAGGCCGCCCGGCAGGCCTATGTCGAGCATACCCTGCTCCCGCTGGAAAGCGCTATCAGCGTGGGAGCGATGGTGGCCGTCACCATGCCCCGCTATATCACGCCCGATCGCCGGGTGAGCTGGGGGCAATACGCTATGGTCAGGCAGCGGCAGATGGTCGCCGGCAATGGTGACTCACTGTGGGTCGACCCGGAGACCGACCCCTGGCGCGGGGTCAGGCGGGCCGTGATCTGGCTGACCTACCCGGTCTCACCTTCCTGATCTCTGGAGGTACGCAGCACATGACCAGGACACCGCCGGGCGGGACACCGCCCGGCCAGTTTTCCACAGCGCTTGACCGCTTTCTGGCCCGGCCAGGCGAGACGCTGACCGATCACACCCTGCGAACAGTCGAGCGCATCCGGGCGTTGGAGCGGCTGCGCCCGCTACCGGAATATCCCCGCCTTTGGGAGCGCTTGCGCTGGGCGGCGCTATTGCATGATGGCGGCAAGCTGGCCGCTGGCTTTCAGCGCAGCCTGCGCTCCCCCCGGCGACACCGCTGGGGCCTGCGCCACGAGGTGCTCTCGCTGGCCTTCATCGACTGGTTCCCCTTCCAGCCAGACGACCGGCGCTGGATCATTGCCGCCATCGCCACCCACCACCGGGACGCCGGGCGCATCCTTGAGGCGTACAGCCAGGGCGTCGATGCCCCAGATGACGACCTGGCCAGCGTCCTGCTGGCCGAACTGACGCCGGAAGCGGCCCGCGCCTGGTATGACTGGCTGCGCGCCACGGCTGCCGGGCTGGACCCGGCCATGACGCTGCGGCCATTCGCCATGCCAACCGCGGCGACCATTCACACCGCCCTGGACGAACTGGAGCAGTGGTACACCGGGTTTGAGCAGCGTCGTGCGCAGCATCCGGATTGCCTTGAGGGAATCCTGCTGCGCGGTGGGATGTTGCTGGCTGACCATGCCGCCTCAGCGCAGACGCGGTCCTTCACCCCAGTGCGGATCGAGCAGGCACGCCTGGACGCCGTCATGCGCGGGCAGCCCTTTCCCCACCAGCTAGCCTGCCGGGCCGCTGCCGGGCAATCACTCCTGCTGGTTGCGCCGACCGGCTCCGGCAAGACTGAGGCGGCGCTGAGCTGGGCCGCCGCGGATTCGCCGCCGCGCCTGTATTACCTGCTCCCCTACCGGGTCAGCATGGATGCCATGCGGCAACGCCTGAGCTGCCTGATGGATGCCGCGGATGTTGGCCTGCAACATGGCCGCGCCCTGCAATCGCTGTACCAGACGCTGCTCGCCGAGGGGCAGAGCGCTGACCAGGCGGCACAGGAGGCAGAAGCGCGGCTGGCGATCGCCCGCCTGCACGCCTATCCGGCCCGCGTGTTCAGCCCGTACCACTTGCTGCGGGCCATGTACCAGTTCAAAGGGTACGAGGCTGAACTGGCTGATGCCGCCGGTAGCCGCCTGATCGTGGATGAGATTCACGCCTACGATCCGGAACGGCTGGCCTTGATCATCGCTATGCTGGGTTTCTTGCGCCGCCAGCTGGGTGTACAGATTCTGATCATGACAGCCACGCTGCCCTCCCTGATCGCCGACGCCCTGCAGGCAGAACTGCCTGACCTGCTGCGCATTGAAGCCGATGCAGCGATGTACGCCCGTTTTCAGCGTCATGTCCTCCAGGTGCAGCCCGGTGACCTGATCGACGCACTCCCGGCTATTGTTGCTGCACAGCGGGCCGGGCAGGCGGTGTTGACGGTGGTCAATACAGTGCGCCGGGCGCGGGAGATCGCCAAACAGCTGACCGCCCTGGGGGCTGATGTCCTGCTGTTGCACAGCCGCTTCACCGCCCGCGACCGCTGGCACCAGGAACAGAAGCTGCTGGCGCTTTTTGGGGCAGGCCAGCGCGCTGCCCCACCCCTGCCGATCGTCGTGGCGACCCAGGTTATCGAGGTCAGCCTGGACCTGGATTTCGATGTCCTGTACAGCGACCCTGCTCCCCTTGACGCCCTGTTCCAGCGCTTTGG
This region includes:
- the cas7i gene encoding type I-B CRISPR-associated protein Cas7/Cst2/DevR yields the protein MTFLTATYAIYAPASALNNGEAEETKALVKAIRVQQREYPYVSAQSLRYWLRETLRRYDPEWQAAPVYRGKGSKQQAFTEGDPITYWDDDLFGYMRAEKDNALTRIAPFRTSTLVAAAPVEIVDDFGVMARLEGNPVLHGHEFYRATLVGTFAIDLSAVGTFTDRDRSGYRNLSEEQKATAEQLGLEYLPEAQAYRLPLEMRHRRVASLLRALARLEGGAKQTLHHTDVSPAFVCMAVLKGGNNPFMNIVAPTPQPALHEAALQEALDSYRDEFLSEVFVGLRQGIMDGAYEVLARLNLRPRHPRQAFEAVIAALQAHPEWYA
- the cas8a1 gene encoding type I-B CRISPR-associated protein Cas8b1/Cst1, yielding MLTYTGHALVDVGIAALTALARRDRPEELAPDDLERAADQLEALYTRPGPMRNLARGMVFHNAGYTSSPDAQKQRAYADRVLRSWRPGTPALAGESCLFCGRPAAYRASRQEVPLLNGLAVFNFSPAGRAGIPICGLCSLAFQALPLGCVKSGSGLIAAHSSDERLTFQLAREAVRRMEKALSLPEAEGIPSYRYERTRLVEMLIGWLASVERVSRQTGEAPSMTGYVFTNAGQAPRIRLYPFSSAVVSFLRRVMNNPDATLTEAWCRAVAGAWESAAGVDDPAMQRNRLYEAIVNLPDNARSVLRNYLFPTRHWGLVVLFLTKVMAMEPERIALLRRIAERLAGYIRDRRAFFFQFSRTNEFSKWRRLLLRAADDHMRQTGQPLITFDEFVQVFTAPPGEINDWRLARDLITLALIEMRAVTVADDEPLFEEDAEDFDEESEA
- the cas3 gene encoding CRISPR-associated helicase Cas3', with the protein product MTRTPPGGTPPGQFSTALDRFLARPGETLTDHTLRTVERIRALERLRPLPEYPRLWERLRWAALLHDGGKLAAGFQRSLRSPRRHRWGLRHEVLSLAFIDWFPFQPDDRRWIIAAIATHHRDAGRILEAYSQGVDAPDDDLASVLLAELTPEAARAWYDWLRATAAGLDPAMTLRPFAMPTAATIHTALDELEQWYTGFEQRRAQHPDCLEGILLRGGMLLADHAASAQTRSFTPVRIEQARLDAVMRGQPFPHQLACRAAAGQSLLLVAPTGSGKTEAALSWAAADSPPRLYYLLPYRVSMDAMRQRLSCLMDAADVGLQHGRALQSLYQTLLAEGQSADQAAQEAEARLAIARLHAYPARVFSPYHLLRAMYQFKGYEAELADAAGSRLIVDEIHAYDPERLALIIAMLGFLRRQLGVQILIMTATLPSLIADALQAELPDLLRIEADAAMYARFQRHVLQVQPGDLIDALPAIVAAQRAGQAVLTVVNTVRRAREIAKQLTALGADVLLLHSRFTARDRWHQEQKLLALFGAGQRAAPPLPIVVATQVIEVSLDLDFDVLYSDPAPLDALFQRFGRVNRRGTRPALAPVHIFSKLTGVEDRHPIYDPALVQASLDILRVHDGQPVNEAHVAVWLDAAYRGEIAAAWRQRYHDKRAEFQRAVLEDLIPFRSADEGLVHNFTTLFDDIDALPLELEEEYRTLAESDPIAASMLFVPLAYWQYKMLERQGRAWPGESERGERPLHYIDVPYDSRSGLQLEDDPTS
- a CDS encoding ribose-5-phosphate isomerase, whose translation is MRIAVINETSAADRNADILAALEGRGHTIINAGMVRNGAKPELTYIHTGLYAAMLLNLGRVDFVVGGCGTGQGFLNAVMQYPGVVCGHILNSLDAWLFAQINGGNCISLALNQGYGWAADVNLRFIFDQLFSVEPGGGYPPHRRESQQESRRILASVSAATHRPFAEIIALLPDLVIKPVLEFPGAAALIDVDSIADVDLRAALRQRM
- the cas5 gene encoding CRISPR-associated protein Cas5 translates to MNTGMMQALRIEVEGPVTSFRYPYFVQGEQPTYEMPPPATLYGHVCSALGAQVPPGTFRVALCFTYTASFTDYEHTHLFGRETKLSPFRRHLLFQPRLILYLDRPEWADAFRRPRYLVTLGRSQDLMHYRRVSVVTLQAARQAYVEHTLLPLESAISVGAMVAVTMPRYITPDRRVSWGQYAMVRQRQMVAGNGDSLWVDPETDPWRGVRRAVIWLTYPVSPS